The proteins below come from a single Pedobacter aquae genomic window:
- a CDS encoding MIP/aquaporin family protein yields MNQYVAEFLGTFFLILLGNGVVANVVLNKTKGQNSGWIVITTGWALAVFVGVVIAGPHSGAHLNPAVSVALAVADKFAWAEVPAYAAAQLLGAAAGSLMVWFFYHDHFKNTEDINLRAACFYTQPAILNKGLNFMNEIVGTFVLIFIIFYFTGAELEIPKTVVGLGSLGAIPVAFLVWAIGLSLGGTTGYAINPVRDLGPRIVFFFINKGKAGVCNWPYSWIPVIGPLVGAVLAALLFILLS; encoded by the coding sequence ATGAATCAGTATGTAGCCGAGTTTTTGGGTACATTTTTCCTGATTTTATTGGGAAATGGTGTTGTAGCCAATGTAGTGCTCAATAAAACAAAAGGACAAAATTCTGGCTGGATAGTAATTACAACTGGTTGGGCCTTAGCTGTTTTTGTGGGTGTAGTTATTGCCGGACCACATAGTGGTGCGCATCTAAACCCTGCCGTAAGTGTTGCTTTGGCTGTCGCCGATAAGTTTGCATGGGCCGAAGTTCCTGCTTATGCGGCAGCACAACTTTTAGGAGCAGCAGCTGGTTCTTTAATGGTGTGGTTTTTTTATCATGATCATTTCAAAAACACAGAAGATATTAACCTTAGAGCAGCTTGTTTTTATACCCAACCTGCTATTTTAAATAAAGGATTAAACTTTATGAACGAGATTGTTGGAACTTTCGTTCTCATTTTTATCATCTTTTATTTTACTGGGGCCGAGTTGGAAATTCCTAAAACCGTTGTAGGTTTAGGCTCTTTAGGTGCTATACCTGTTGCTTTTCTAGTTTGGGCAATTGGATTATCTTTAGGAGGCACAACCGGATACGCTATCAATCCGGTAAGAGACTTAGGGCCACGTATTGTTTTCTTTTTCATCAATAAAGGGAAAGCTGGTGTGTGTAACTGGCCTTATTCGTGGATACCAGTTATAGGTCCTCTTGTTGGGGCAGTTTTGGCCGCTTTATTATTTATACTACTCTCATAA
- the glpK gene encoding glycerol kinase GlpK: MSKYILSLDQGTSSSRAIIFNDEGKQLAVAQKEFTQIYPQSGWVEHDAMEIWSSQIGVATEAVIKARISPQDVACIGITNQRETTIVWNKQTGEPICNAIVWQDRRTASFCDELKAAGKEPLIKEKTGLMVDAYFSATKLKWILDNVEGARAEANAGNLLFGTVDSWLVWKLTAGKVHITDVSNASRTMLFNIHTLSWDDELLSIFDIPESVLPEVKSSSEVYGETAGAIFSAKIPIAGIAGDQQAALFGQLCTQAGMVKNTYGTGCFMLMNTGNKPVMSKNNLVTTVAWKINNEVHYALEGSIFMAGAIVQWLRDGLGIIKTSSEIDDLASACEDNGGVVLVPAFTGLGAPHWNPYAKGTIFGLSRGTKSSHIARAALESIAYQTMDVLKAMEADADFAIKELRVDGGATVNNLLMQYQADVLDTSVIRPKAAELTAIGAAYLAGLAVGVWANIEEIKKQWEVDQVFEPAHTTQVQNNIIQWKKAVQAVNHWTTL, from the coding sequence ATGAGTAAATACATTTTGTCTTTAGACCAAGGAACATCAAGTTCAAGAGCAATTATTTTTAATGATGAAGGCAAGCAACTAGCAGTTGCTCAAAAAGAATTTACACAAATATATCCGCAAAGTGGCTGGGTAGAGCATGATGCTATGGAAATCTGGAGCTCGCAAATAGGCGTGGCTACAGAAGCTGTTATCAAAGCCAGAATTTCTCCGCAAGACGTTGCCTGTATTGGCATTACCAATCAAAGAGAAACTACCATCGTTTGGAATAAACAAACTGGCGAGCCTATTTGTAACGCTATAGTTTGGCAAGATAGAAGAACAGCTTCTTTTTGTGATGAGCTAAAAGCAGCTGGTAAAGAACCATTGATAAAGGAAAAAACCGGTTTAATGGTTGATGCTTATTTCTCTGCCACAAAATTAAAATGGATTTTAGATAACGTTGAAGGTGCAAGAGCAGAAGCCAATGCAGGAAACTTACTTTTTGGTACGGTAGATAGCTGGTTGGTATGGAAATTAACAGCAGGAAAAGTTCATATTACAGATGTAAGCAATGCATCAAGAACCATGCTTTTTAATATCCATACATTAAGTTGGGATGATGAATTATTAAGCATTTTTGATATCCCAGAATCTGTTTTACCAGAAGTAAAATCATCAAGTGAAGTTTATGGAGAAACAGCAGGAGCTATATTTTCTGCTAAAATTCCTATTGCAGGTATAGCAGGCGACCAGCAAGCGGCACTTTTTGGGCAGCTTTGTACACAAGCTGGTATGGTAAAAAACACTTATGGCACAGGTTGCTTTATGCTGATGAATACCGGTAACAAACCTGTAATGTCTAAAAACAATTTGGTTACTACCGTAGCCTGGAAGATAAATAACGAAGTCCATTATGCATTAGAGGGCAGTATTTTCATGGCCGGTGCTATTGTGCAATGGTTAAGAGATGGTTTAGGTATTATTAAAACATCTTCTGAAATTGATGATTTAGCTAGCGCTTGTGAAGATAACGGAGGAGTTGTTTTGGTACCTGCCTTTACGGGTTTAGGCGCTCCACATTGGAATCCTTATGCTAAAGGGACAATTTTTGGCTTAAGCCGAGGGACTAAATCATCGCATATAGCAAGAGCAGCTTTAGAAAGTATAGCCTACCAAACTATGGATGTTTTAAAAGCCATGGAAGCCGATGCTGATTTTGCTATTAAAGAATTACGTGTTGATGGTGGTGCTACCGTAAATAATTTATTAATGCAGTACCAAGCAGATGTTTTAGATACATCGGTTATCAGACCTAAGGCAGCAGAGTTAACGGCTATTGGTGCAGCTTATTTAGCAGGTTTGGCGGTTGGTGTTTGGGCTAATATAGAAGAGATAAAGAAGCAGTGGGAAGTAGATCAAGTTTTTGAGCCAGCACATACAACACAGGTTCAGAACAATATTATACAATGGAAAAAAGCAGTACAAGCGGTTAACCATTGGACAACATTATAA
- a CDS encoding glycerol-3-phosphate dehydrogenase/oxidase, which yields MDRNREGQIKDLEKDIQWDIVVIGGGATGLGCAVDAASRGFKTLLVEQSDFAKGTSSRSTKLVHGGVRYLAAGDVALVYEALRERGLLLRNAAHLVKKQPFIIPCFSIFEQLKYVVGLKLYDWLSGRFSFGSSTILNKKSVEKALPGLDSTKLRGGVEYYDGQFDDARLAVNIAQTAIEQGATVLNYIKVEGLLKSGARVNGVAVRDLETQITYNVKAKAVINATGVFVDDILSMDKPGAKALVRPSQGVHIVLDKSFMPADAALMIPETSDGRVLFAVPWHNYLVVGTTDTPLDKNSLEPEALQQEIDFILQTAALYLAKKPTEKDVLSVFAGLRPLAAPTKNTGKTKEISRSHKLIVSDTGLVTITGGKWTTYRKMAQDTIDQVIQVAQLSKAVCKTEALAIHGSTTKKLGNHLDFYGLDAAHIQNLIKKEPNLGELLHPKFPHYLAEVVWVTKNEMARTVEDVLARRLRILFVDAQAAIEMAPKVADLMASVLNQNEEWKAQQIGNFITLAKQYLLNKHPVTPTYKEDQLLTKA from the coding sequence ATGGATAGGAATAGAGAAGGCCAGATAAAAGACTTAGAAAAAGACATACAGTGGGATATTGTTGTGATTGGAGGAGGTGCAACAGGTTTGGGTTGTGCAGTTGATGCTGCTTCAAGAGGTTTTAAAACCTTATTGGTAGAGCAATCAGATTTTGCAAAGGGAACCTCAAGCAGAAGTACCAAATTAGTTCATGGCGGGGTTAGGTATCTGGCAGCCGGAGATGTGGCATTGGTTTACGAGGCTTTAAGAGAAAGAGGTTTGCTATTGAGAAATGCAGCTCACCTAGTTAAAAAGCAACCTTTTATTATACCATGTTTTAGCATTTTTGAACAGCTTAAATACGTGGTAGGTTTGAAGCTTTACGATTGGTTATCTGGAAGATTTAGCTTTGGTTCATCAACCATATTAAATAAAAAGAGTGTAGAGAAAGCTTTACCAGGTTTAGATAGTACGAAGTTAAGAGGTGGTGTAGAGTATTACGATGGCCAGTTTGATGATGCCCGTTTAGCGGTTAACATTGCACAAACGGCTATAGAGCAAGGCGCTACTGTACTTAATTACATAAAGGTAGAAGGTTTGTTGAAATCTGGTGCTAGGGTAAATGGTGTTGCTGTAAGAGATTTAGAAACACAAATCACCTATAATGTTAAAGCCAAAGCTGTTATCAATGCTACAGGTGTATTTGTTGATGATATTTTAAGTATGGATAAACCAGGCGCAAAAGCATTGGTAAGACCTAGTCAAGGAGTGCATATTGTGTTAGATAAATCTTTTATGCCTGCTGATGCTGCCTTAATGATTCCAGAAACTTCTGATGGTAGGGTGCTCTTTGCGGTGCCATGGCATAACTATCTAGTAGTAGGTACAACAGATACACCACTAGATAAAAACAGCCTCGAGCCAGAAGCACTACAACAAGAAATAGATTTTATTTTACAAACGGCAGCGCTATATCTTGCTAAAAAGCCAACCGAGAAAGATGTATTAAGCGTTTTTGCGGGCTTAAGGCCTTTAGCTGCGCCAACAAAAAATACGGGTAAAACCAAAGAAATATCTAGAAGTCATAAGCTTATTGTGAGCGATACTGGTTTGGTAACTATTACCGGCGGTAAGTGGACTACCTACCGTAAAATGGCGCAAGACACTATAGATCAAGTTATTCAGGTGGCTCAATTATCAAAAGCAGTTTGTAAAACAGAAGCCTTGGCTATCCACGGAAGCACAACTAAAAAACTTGGTAATCATTTAGATTTTTATGGCTTGGATGCTGCGCATATTCAAAATCTTATCAAAAAAGAGCCAAATTTAGGCGAGTTATTACATCCTAAATTTCCACATTATTTGGCAGAAGTAGTTTGGGTTACTAAAAATGAAATGGCCCGCACTGTAGAAGATGTGTTGGCCAGAAGATTGCGTATTTTATTTGTTGATGCACAAGCGGCTATAGAAATGGCTCCTAAAGTTGCCGATTTAATGGCATCGGTTTTAAACCAAAATGAAGAATGGAAAGCCCAACAAATAGGCAATTTTATAACTTTAGCTAAGCAATATTTATTAAACAAGCATCCGGTAACGCCAACTTATAAAGAAGACCAATTATTAACTAAAGCTTGA
- a CDS encoding DeoR/GlpR family DNA-binding transcription regulator, whose translation MINIAERHQFILNKLQKEEYIAVVDLCKELDVSPVTIRKDLKLLEEKNLLFKTHGGATLQNPYTIDRPVNEKEKIQSLEKVKIASTAAGMIQENDALIIASGTTVLALARAIPANMHLTVVTAALNVALELTRHQNIEVLQLGGLLRKSSSSVTGSYAETILKDFFCNKLFLGVDGIDLEFGLTTTSSMEAQLNREMIKVAQKTIVLADSTKFGKRGFGKICPIDEIDHIITDSGISASTLQAIESMGIHVTVV comes from the coding sequence ATGATAAATATTGCAGAACGTCATCAGTTTATTTTGAATAAACTTCAAAAAGAAGAATATATAGCCGTAGTTGATTTGTGTAAAGAACTTGATGTATCACCTGTTACTATTAGGAAGGATTTAAAGCTGCTAGAAGAGAAAAACTTACTTTTCAAAACTCATGGCGGGGCAACACTTCAAAACCCTTACACTATAGACAGACCTGTTAATGAAAAAGAGAAAATTCAATCTTTGGAGAAGGTTAAAATTGCATCTACAGCAGCGGGTATGATACAAGAGAACGATGCTTTAATTATAGCATCGGGCACCACGGTTTTGGCTTTGGCAAGAGCTATTCCTGCCAATATGCATCTAACTGTAGTTACAGCAGCATTAAACGTAGCGCTAGAGTTAACTAGGCATCAAAATATTGAGGTTTTACAATTGGGTGGTTTGTTAAGAAAAAGCTCTTCTTCTGTTACAGGTTCTTATGCGGAAACTATTTTAAAAGACTTTTTCTGTAATAAGCTCTTTTTAGGTGTTGATGGTATTGATCTTGAATTTGGCTTAACCACAACCAGTTCTATGGAAGCTCAGTTAAACAGGGAAATGATTAAAGTTGCCCAAAAAACCATTGTTTTGGCAGATTCTACGAAGTTTGGTAAAAGAGGATTTGGTAAAATTTGCCCAATTGATGAAATAGACCATATCATTACCGATAGTGGCATTTCTGCTTCAACTTTGCAAGCAATAGAGAGTATGGGGATACATGTGACTGTAGTTTAA